The Endozoicomonas montiporae CL-33 genome contains a region encoding:
- the aroK gene encoding shikimate kinase AroK, translating to MPLTNIYLVGPMGAGKSTIGRMLAKELGLPFYDSDHEVEARTGANIPWIFDVEGEEGFRQRERQVIRELCEERGVVLATGGGAVTQEENRRHLGTNGFVVFLKASVAAQLERTAKDKKRPLLQRPDRKAVLENLLKEREPLYSGVADLTLDTERYSLKSLINEIIKAVEQSRGL from the coding sequence ATGCCGTTAACAAATATTTATCTTGTTGGGCCCATGGGGGCTGGAAAAAGTACTATTGGCAGGATGCTGGCAAAAGAGCTGGGACTGCCATTCTATGATTCGGATCATGAGGTGGAAGCGCGCACCGGAGCGAATATCCCCTGGATATTTGATGTTGAGGGTGAGGAAGGCTTTCGCCAGCGTGAGCGTCAGGTTATCCGGGAGCTCTGTGAAGAGCGTGGAGTCGTTCTTGCAACCGGTGGCGGAGCGGTGACCCAGGAGGAAAACCGCCGACATCTGGGGACTAATGGGTTTGTGGTTTTTCTGAAAGCTTCTGTTGCAGCCCAGCTGGAACGCACGGCAAAGGACAAAAAGCGTCCTTTACTGCAAAGGCCGGATCGCAAGGCGGTGCTGGAAAACCTGCTGAAAGAACGGGAACCTCTTTATTCCGGTGTGGCAGACCTTACTCTGGATACTGAACGTTATTCTCTCAAGTCTCTGATTAATGAAATCATCAAGGCTGTAGAACAAAGTCGAGGATTGTAA
- a CDS encoding type IV pilus secretin PilQ: protein MNRKPVVQTSAALLLFVLLAWMPTLAWAVTLKRMDAGSLSGGMVELKLMFDGPAPQAKGYSVDQPPRISIDLPFTRSSLAKYNEIGFDNAKSVTVLQAGDRTRLVVNLRSPTKFSTKNDGNVLYVYLGADSQQSAYSGGPGSSPMVAESGAPMADPGGTGITHIDFQRGEEGEGNVVITLANANIPMDMNEMAGRIRLEFQGNVLPGRLRNRLDVMDFATPVKYIDAKTEDGNAVIVIEPKGEFDYLAYQADNVVTVSVKPVSQQSYNRGRRGLSYKGDKLSLNFQDIKVREVLQLIADFTDLNLVASDTVTGNVTLRLQNVPWDQALDIVLKAKGLDKRQEGNVLTVAPAEEIAARERQQLENDKQIRELAPVYTDLIQINYADAKEISGVLSGESEDSGLLTERGSVQVVARTNSLLVKDTQEKLDEIRNLIDRLDIPVRQVMIEARIINLDTDYNKELGINWKLGNESDVGNADNPYIDFGSAGSNFKIGIASNTTILNLEMNAVISDGGGESVAQPKVITADKTKAVIKSGKEIPYEEKTSSGATSVAFKDAVLSLEVTPQITPEGSVIMDVIVKNDSQGADAVNGVPTINKNEVDTRILVKDGGTVVLGGVFTQEVKKNITKVPLLGDVPFVGRLFRTESNSDEKTELMIFITPRIINENVALR, encoded by the coding sequence ATGAATAGAAAGCCCGTAGTGCAGACTTCGGCAGCTTTACTGCTGTTTGTTTTGCTGGCGTGGATGCCGACCTTGGCCTGGGCCGTTACCCTTAAGAGGATGGATGCAGGCTCCTTGTCCGGCGGCATGGTGGAGCTGAAATTAATGTTTGACGGGCCGGCTCCCCAGGCAAAAGGCTACAGTGTCGATCAGCCACCTAGAATTTCCATTGATTTGCCTTTCACCCGAAGTTCGCTGGCCAAATATAACGAAATTGGCTTTGATAACGCCAAGAGTGTCACAGTGCTTCAAGCCGGCGACCGAACTCGTCTGGTTGTTAATTTGCGCAGCCCGACCAAGTTTTCTACCAAAAATGACGGCAACGTTCTTTATGTTTACCTGGGTGCGGATAGTCAGCAGAGTGCTTATTCCGGCGGTCCGGGGTCGTCACCCATGGTGGCCGAGTCAGGAGCGCCAATGGCTGATCCGGGTGGTACCGGAATTACCCATATAGACTTTCAGCGTGGTGAAGAGGGTGAGGGTAATGTCGTTATTACTCTGGCCAATGCCAATATTCCCATGGATATGAATGAAATGGCCGGGCGAATTCGTCTGGAGTTTCAGGGTAATGTATTACCCGGGCGCTTAAGGAATCGTCTTGATGTTATGGATTTTGCCACACCGGTAAAATACATCGATGCGAAAACAGAAGATGGTAATGCCGTGATCGTCATTGAGCCGAAGGGTGAGTTCGATTATCTCGCCTATCAGGCCGACAATGTTGTTACCGTCAGCGTCAAGCCCGTCAGCCAGCAGAGTTATAACCGTGGTCGTCGAGGTCTTTCCTACAAAGGCGATAAGTTATCCCTGAACTTCCAGGACATTAAAGTCAGGGAAGTATTGCAGCTGATCGCTGATTTTACCGACCTTAACCTTGTGGCCTCGGATACTGTTACTGGCAATGTAACACTGCGCTTGCAGAATGTTCCCTGGGATCAGGCCCTGGATATTGTGCTTAAGGCGAAAGGGCTGGATAAGCGTCAGGAAGGTAATGTTCTCACCGTTGCCCCGGCAGAAGAAATTGCTGCGCGGGAGCGTCAGCAGCTGGAAAATGACAAGCAAATTCGCGAACTGGCACCGGTCTATACCGATTTGATTCAGATTAACTACGCTGATGCCAAAGAAATCTCTGGGGTGCTTTCGGGAGAAAGTGAAGACTCCGGGCTGTTGACAGAGCGCGGTTCGGTTCAGGTGGTGGCCAGAACCAACAGTCTTTTGGTAAAGGATACCCAGGAAAAACTGGATGAAATCCGAAACCTGATTGACCGGCTCGATATTCCGGTCAGGCAGGTGATGATTGAGGCAAGAATCATTAATTTGGATACGGATTATAATAAAGAACTAGGTATTAACTGGAAATTGGGAAATGAAAGTGATGTAGGCAACGCTGACAACCCTTATATTGACTTTGGCTCTGCTGGAAGTAACTTTAAAATAGGAATTGCTTCGAATACAACGATATTAAATCTGGAAATGAATGCAGTTATTTCTGACGGTGGAGGCGAGTCGGTTGCTCAGCCAAAAGTTATCACGGCAGATAAAACTAAAGCAGTGATAAAGTCAGGTAAAGAAATTCCATATGAAGAAAAAACATCAAGCGGTGCGACTTCAGTCGCCTTTAAAGACGCAGTGTTGTCTCTGGAAGTAACGCCACAAATAACACCTGAAGGTAGCGTAATCATGGATGTCATTGTGAAGAATGATTCACAAGGAGCAGATGCGGTAAACGGTGTGCCCACTATCAATAAGAATGAAGTTGATACCAGGATTTTAGTCAAAGACGGCGGGACAGTGGTTTTAGGCGGAGTGTTTACTCAAGAGGTCAAAAAAAATATTACCAAGGTGCCGCTTCTAGGTGATGTTCCTTTTGTTGGTAGACTTTTTCGAACGGAATCAAACAGTGATGAAAAAACTGAACTAATGATCTTCATCACACCTCGCATCATCAACGAGAATGTCGCTCTGCGCTGA
- a CDS encoding pilus assembly protein PilP: MKGWQWSVLVAAMLSVLGCGGQTGKSDLDQYMKEMRARPTGKIEPLPEFKPYEAFAYRAAGMRSPFELPVVLKANLQQLNKNVKPDLNRDKDYLEQFDIESISLVGSISNEDGLWGLVRSSEGVHRVKVGDYMGRNHGRIDYIDERELRVLEIVPAGEDFWIERPRSLVLGGQ; encoded by the coding sequence ATGAAAGGATGGCAGTGGAGTGTTCTGGTTGCGGCGATGCTGTCGGTTCTGGGCTGTGGCGGACAAACCGGTAAGTCTGACCTTGACCAGTACATGAAGGAAATGCGCGCCAGACCGACAGGTAAAATTGAGCCCTTACCGGAATTCAAGCCTTATGAAGCGTTTGCTTATCGTGCAGCGGGTATGCGCAGCCCTTTTGAACTTCCTGTTGTTTTAAAAGCCAATCTCCAGCAGCTCAACAAGAATGTTAAGCCAGACCTGAACCGGGATAAGGATTATCTTGAGCAGTTTGACATAGAGTCTATTTCGCTGGTGGGCTCTATCAGCAACGAAGATGGATTATGGGGACTGGTACGCAGCAGTGAAGGGGTTCATCGTGTTAAAGTAGGTGATTACATGGGGCGTAATCATGGACGCATAGATTACATTGATGAGCGGGAACTCCGTGTTTTGGAGATTGTTCCTGCCGGTGAAGACTTCTGGATTGAGCGACCACGATCACTTGTTCTGGGTGGGCAATAG
- a CDS encoding type 4a pilus biogenesis protein PilO — MSIADSFKKLNEINLSEFDVSELDLENVGSWPLPVRVTACVLVFILVVFLGYQFHLRGFQTHLDREIAKEEELKEQFRVKAFQAANLGAYREQMRQMEESFGALVKQLPSDTEVPGLLEDITFTGRGAGLQFEAIKLQPEKISEFYIELPISITVKGNYHDLGSFVSGVASLPRIVTLHDFAIDPSSGGSVLKMDILARTYRYNDREAE; from the coding sequence ATGAGTATTGCGGATTCGTTTAAGAAACTGAATGAGATTAATCTGTCTGAATTTGATGTGTCAGAACTGGATCTTGAAAACGTTGGCTCCTGGCCTCTGCCGGTTCGAGTTACCGCCTGTGTTCTTGTGTTTATTCTTGTTGTTTTTTTGGGCTATCAGTTTCATTTGCGCGGGTTTCAGACTCACTTGGATCGTGAAATTGCAAAAGAAGAAGAATTAAAAGAGCAGTTTCGGGTCAAAGCATTTCAGGCCGCGAACCTTGGGGCCTATCGGGAACAGATGCGGCAGATGGAAGAGTCTTTTGGAGCATTGGTTAAGCAGTTGCCCAGTGATACAGAAGTTCCCGGACTGCTTGAAGACATTACCTTTACGGGACGGGGAGCCGGGCTGCAGTTTGAGGCTATTAAGCTGCAGCCGGAAAAAATATCTGAGTTTTATATTGAATTGCCAATCAGTATTACGGTGAAGGGCAATTATCATGATCTGGGCAGTTTCGTCAGTGGCGTTGCCAGTCTGCCGAGAATAGTCACTCTGCATGACTTTGCCATTGATCCATCGTCTGGTGGCAGTGTGTTGAAAATGGACATTCTGGCCCGAACTTATCGTTACAACGATAGGGAGGCTGAATAA
- a CDS encoding PilN domain-containing protein — protein sequence MARINLLPWREQLREERKKRFITVLMMSIVLGAAVVFLGDLAVSSSVNAQASRNLYLQSHIKKLNKSIAEIKDLRKKREQLLERMTVIQGLQGNRPVSVRVFDQLVRVVPKGVYFKKVSMEDSTLKLVGIAESNNQISALMRNFNSSEWFTDPNLTAVRKVTANGERQNEFDLTIQQTTPDTEDEEDRS from the coding sequence ATGGCCAGAATTAACCTGCTACCCTGGCGGGAGCAGCTCAGGGAAGAACGGAAAAAACGGTTTATCACTGTGTTGATGATGAGCATTGTTCTCGGCGCAGCGGTTGTTTTCCTGGGTGACCTTGCCGTTAGTAGTTCTGTCAATGCTCAAGCCAGTAGAAATCTGTATTTGCAAAGTCATATCAAAAAACTCAATAAAAGCATTGCCGAGATCAAAGATCTTCGTAAAAAGCGCGAGCAGCTGCTGGAGAGAATGACTGTTATCCAGGGGTTGCAGGGTAATCGGCCTGTCAGCGTTCGTGTGTTTGATCAGCTGGTCAGGGTGGTGCCAAAGGGTGTGTATTTCAAAAAAGTGTCCATGGAAGACAGCACCCTTAAACTGGTAGGGATTGCCGAGTCCAATAATCAGATTTCTGCTCTGATGCGGAACTTTAATAGTTCTGAATGGTTTACAGATCCGAATCTTACAGCCGTTCGAAAAGTGACAGCTAACGGCGAGCGACAGAATGAGTTTGACCTGACAATTCAGCAGACGACTCCGGATACCGAGGATGAAGAGGACAGGTCATGA